A genome region from Vulpes lagopus strain Blue_001 chromosome 7, ASM1834538v1, whole genome shotgun sequence includes the following:
- the LOC121495161 gene encoding proline-rich protein HaeIII subfamily 1-like, which produces MVTATARCGRARGSELKRRTTRGPHLEEPPCRSGPAHLPPPKDPTDRTHLPPPKDPTHLPPTGPAHLPPPKDPTHLPPTGPAHLPPPRTRRTCPRRARRTCPPQGPDAPAPDGPGAPAPDGPGAPAPPKDPTHLPPTGPAHLPPPRTRRNLPPTGPRTCPDGPAHLPPPKDPTHLPPRARRTCPPQGPDAPAPDGPGAPAPPKDPTHLPPTGPRTCPPQGPDAPAPDGPRRTCPPPKDPTHLPPTGLTPDGPDAPAPRCTCPPTDPTHLPPMHLPPDGPDAPAPPRALATPGRAGAEPPQSPGSRRAGPGKNPGRGGR; this is translated from the exons ATGGTGACCGCTACCGCGCGGTGCGGGCGGGCACGCGGCTCGGAGCTGAAACGCAGGACAACAAGGGGGCCTCACCTAGAAGAACCTCCCTGCCGAAGC ggcccggcgcacctgcccccccccaaggACCCGACGGACCGGacgcacctgcccccccccaaggACCCGACGCACCTGCCCCCGACGGGCCCGgcgcacctgcccccccccaaggACCCGACGCACCTGCCCCCGACGGGCCCGGCGCACCTGCCCCCCCCAAGGACCCGACGCACCTGCCCCCGACGGGCCCGGCGCACCTGCCCCCCCCAAGGACCCGACGCACCTGCCCCCGACGGGCCCGGCGCACCTGCCCCCGACGGGCCCGGCGCACCTGCCCCCCCCAAGGACCCGACGCACCTGCCCCCGACGGGCCCGGCGCACCTGCCCCCCCCAAGGACCCGACGCAACCTGCCCCCGACGGGCCCGCGCACCTGCCCCGACGGCCCGgcgcacctgcccccccccaaggACCCGACGCACCTGCCCCCGCGGGCCCGGCGCACCTGCCCCCCCCAAGGACCCGACGCACCTGCCCCCGACGGGCCCGGCGCACCTGCCCCCCCCAAGGACCCGACGCACCTGCCCCCGACGGGCCCGCGCACCTGCCCCCCCCAAGGACCCGACGCACCTGCCCCCGACGGGCCACGgcgcacctgccccccccccaaggacCCGACGCACCTGCCCCCGACGGGCCTGACCCCCGACGGACCCGACGCACCTGCCCCCCGATGCACCTGCCCCCCGACGGACCCGACGCACCTGCCCCCGATGCACCTGCCCCCCGACGGACCCGACGCACCTGCCCCCCCACGGGCCCTGGCGACCCCAGGCCGGGCGGGCGCGGAGCCACCGCAGTCGCCGGGGTCTCGTCGGGCCGGGCCTGGGAAGAATCCTGGGCGCGGGGGCCGGTGA